The stretch of DNA AAACGATATGTTTTGTGCTAGCGAGTTACTCatggcatgagtcggtgagtctcaggacacttcgtgggtcccAGCGGAGTCCCAGTGCAATTTTCGAGACTTCCGGCGAATTACGGtatcggttttggaaaaccgatccTCGTGGGATTATTTGTGGAGTTGTGGATTTAGTGTTCCTTGTTTGTGGGTTGGATGCTAACCAGGTAGACCCTCCATAGGTCTGGTTGACGATCTTCCACAGTCGGGAGACATACGCGTTATTCATTCAGGTCGGTACTTCGACCCGGAGTCGGTCTaatggtgcacgctcggtgatattctcTCTACTTTATCTCTTTTATTGCAGTTGTTTACCATTGTTGAGCCTGACACCATGTGAACCTTTATGTATTGCTCTACTTGTTTAGTTTTCATATCCAGTATCATGATTTAGAAGTAGAGCGGACATTGTTTGCATCTCGTCCATTGTGACACTATTGTGACTTAGTCGGTCGGTTCCATGACTCCTGTCGTTTGATAACCTATGAGGTCgatataccctgaggggtatgattgtcggctagttgtcgACGAAAGATTATAGATTATACTGATCCATAATTTGACATTTATGTGACATAATCGGTCGGTTTCATGACTCTTGTcttttgatgacctatgaggtcggtatGCCCTGAGGGGTAAGCTTGTCAGCTAGTAGCTGACGGctagttctggattataccAATGTATGACGTGACATtcttgtgacctattggtcggttcttgtgcatacattttagttgacattgagtggtCAGTACTTGCATACCTTTGGGAGGATATTGAGTCTTCCATCTTAGTttacctgagtggtcggtacttgtgtttcCTTACAGTTCGATGATCTATTGGTCGAggtgccccgaggggcggtgattgtcggctattAGCCGATGGTTGGCTATTGATTATATCCGCATCGATCGCCATAACTCGAgagcatttcacgtacaccagcgagttgatcccccgcaggagggtgttcttttctgaaaaaatgGCAGTACATCCGACCcatgagcccagcggtgttctctttgtgctagggttacatgccaggagcgagcaggtagtggcttttgcctgagatggcggtttagattgggtatatttggattATTCGTCCGGTTGACATATATGGCTATaatagcggttgttgcatgcatacttacagtccTTTCTTTACGTTTGTCTTGTTACTGTAATTTTGACATCTATGTATGCATTCTGTTCtgttttacagtagcggtagttatatGTTCTATTACTGTTCTCCCTCATTCTGGTATTATTACTACTATATTTGTGATATCTGCTCATGACTTTGATTATCTCTTCCTGTATCGGTGAGTACTCCTTGCCTTCGTCGgtttgcggtacccactgggagtggagacatgtgtacatgttctcaccccccatcaTTTTTCAGGTAatgcgggcggtgagggttgagacgaggcGTGTGTAATATACCTAAACTTCGGTAGGTTATACCGAACTTCAGCCAAATTGGCCGAAATAGTAAGGTCTGTTAATTGTTTCGAATGCTTTGAAATACCTTGAATAAGGTGTTtcgaccttggagagcaagctgaGAAATTTTCAAGCTGTTTCGTGCGGGAAATGCTCtgggggtccggaccctgaatgcaaggtccggaccccgtacctGCAGATTGGGTGGGTTGGTCCAAAATGTAATTTGGTAAGGGGCCTAGGTGTAATTGTCATGTGAGGGACCATAAATGAGGGTTTTGATGCCCTAAACCTCATTCCTTCTCTTGagaacaaagagaagaaaagctctttctctctctagaatcttctcacacttttctctctctctttctctcttccctcGCTAGGGTTTGCTCCGCAAGAagggtttggtggagaagaagcttgcttaggAGTGAAGCTAACTCTTGTGCAAGAAATTGAGGAGAAAAGCTAGAACTTGAGGTGAGTTCTTGTGGTtataagctagggttttggttaATCTTTTCTAGTTATGGTATCTAGAAGTTACTATGGTGGCTTTACTCATGAATCACCATGTATTAGTGGGTATTTGGCAATAATAGAAACCTTAGGgtcaaatttagggttttgataaatatgagatctaactagggtttgatcacttgtagccctaattggtGAATAAAccgacgcgttgggagactcggatcGGGATTCCGATAAGTCTACGTCGAGAAATCGAGGAAAACCCCAATTTCGACTTCGTTTGCCATGGGTCGGGGGAAAGCGGCGACTATAAATTGTGGAACTCGGATTCTAGCACCCTAGCGACCCTACAAGGTAGGTGGTGCTATTCAAAATAGTTGGATAtttctttatgtctaatgtcacctattgagcatgtatgtgtatatataggattcatgcattgtagggttaaatggTAAAATGTGAATATTTCTTGCatgcttttagtataaagatgcatatgagttgGTATTGAGACATTGGACAATtgtgaaccctatagatgtatgaattgaGACATGAACTAGCCGAGATAGAGAACATGGTGACATTGTGACGAAGAATTGAAATAGCACCTTACggcattgaatgctagagaatgGAACACTTTATGTGTTGTGGCATTAGTGGACATGACATCCTCAtagttgtggattggatcatactcacctgtaagtcttgtgcttgagggcggtcgctcccttCTCGAACGATGAACTCCGGAGTAATCATCattgggtcgtagcgagtatctccccagaagacggtcccgtcgggttgtagcgagtatctccccgatagtagggatttgagttggtgagttttggggcgaaacctacgagttagccgagaggattgggtattgagaATGGCAattggcatgcatcatgagcatcatgTATTTGTTAGCATTCATGTTCAGGAATAGTAGTTGTATTTGTTTAGAAATgactatctatttatctatctatctgttcttCTACTTATGTCCGGTTAgatctagtgggaaagtcggcggggtaggcggccgaacccactgggaactttcttgtagttctcatcccaccatttttcagatTCGGGCCCGAGCGAGGCGGTTGAGGATCGCGgaaagggcatagcgccctagataGCAGACACCCGTGCATTAGTGGTACCCATGTTTATCTTTTGGATGTGATGAAAAGTGTAATgggatgaaaatatataaatgatgtATAAATGGCATGAGTTTTTGGGAAGGTGAATGTAAATGATAGTATGCTTTTATttggttaaatgtaatcaaTATACATGTATGAATGTGATAATAGTAGTAAAACTTTCACTTGTGATTGTTACTTGtcctcgtgtaagccatgtaTATCTACGTTTTTACTTGCGCAAATTGTATACATgttgatacttgtgttgagccttgggcgggcagagGAGTTgttgtccgtccggcgtctgttgacgtgcccggaCCGACCAAATCGGCGGTCGCGGGACGTGGCAGCATGAGACACGTTAGTAGTGGACGATAGAGTTTCTGACAAGGAGGATTTGGTTTAAACTCCTAACTTTGCTTTCTCAAAATAAATGACTTAAACATTATGGTTCAGTTAGTTCTATTTTATTTGGATTCACGTGATTTTATGAAATGAATAAAGTACTTATGATTTTCTTATGAGATGAAAACAGTTTTCTACTCCTTGTGGTAGTGTGTTTTTAAAGGAAAATGtttcgtgtgggaaacggttttaaaaagggtttttcgattttcatgattcttagtatttcaaaataagctTCCTAGTGGGAAATGTTTTAAATAAATAGTGCGGATTTATGATAAACCGGTGATGGAATGAATGTGAATGGTATATGTGATGTGGTGATTGTATGCAGATGATTACACgatgtggttgtatcttgtacttgtgcgacgccgtgcaaatacaggagagactctgtccgtgtgaacagtgaattttctgtatttgtggcggatctgacgtCCTCTGGGGTCaaggctttcaaaaaaaaaattttggacacTTCCATATcgattttaaatccaaaaaggaCCCCGGGACGTGACACCCTCTCTTTCCCACCCCACCTACCtcacttcttttgttttttttctttttttttgttttcttttttgctttcccCATTGGCTAACACATACTTTCTATCCTTGCTTAGTTGTGTGCTGCCTACTGAGTGCGGTCGCTGTGTTGCTGCTTTTGTCACGTGTTTATCCCACTCGGGTAATTTGTCGTAAGGTGATGATGATCAATAATTCATGTTTGTCCCTTGAAAGGATCGATAAAAATATGAGTTAAGTCTTGAATAGAGGCGCTTCTCCTCTAAAGAGGTGCTTCTTTTCTATTCTAGCTATttctaaattaatattaaactaGTTAAGGGATCCCGCGCGATGCGGTGGGAAGACAGTacaacagtaaattattataataattaatattatttttttattatgcattaatattttcaaataatatttatctcagtattgaataattaaaaattaaaaaataaattaaagaatgaaattaaagtatttttttttttaaaatatttaaacctaataagtaaaaaaataaagcagtgtaaaataaaacaaacagcTCATTATAGTATTAAGaaattaagataaataataattttctattatcatcaagatagaatttacaaaaaaaaaaaaaaaaaactaagtggAGTGAAAATACTATCTTTGATATTTTTGGCGGCAACGTCTTTATTGTGCCCTCATTAACTTTTATCGTTATACATACAGCTAATATATAACATTTGATTCAAGCAAAAGCAATGACTGCAAGTAATTTCTTATAGAGAAGAAGCAAACTAAAAATTCTTATCAAGACATTATACATAATATTAAAAGGCAAGGAGTGAAAGACAGAATCATCACAGTCTCATAAGTAATCAAAAGCTTACAATAGTAAATTAGTAAAGTGTAACATAGGTAAATCTAtgtaattacaaatatatagatCTAGAGTCTTAAAAACTTCTTGTTTTGAAAAATACGGATTCAATACTCTTTCATGTTTTGATATCTTTCTATGCATTAAGAATAAACAAAATCATGCTATAACAGCTTGGTGAAGAGAATGTGAATAGTAGTGATGTACTATTAACAACATATAATAGGAAAAAGCGAAGAAAatcaataagaagaaaaaactaAAGGTAATTAAATGTCATACCttatgatattatataaaatcaagataaaaaataaacagatcaTTCATTCAGCATATAGAAACAAACTAAAGAGGAAAgaagaataaacaaaaatagaataaataaatagaagttCAAAGCCTACAAATAAATAGGTTTTCAGTGTTACATTTGGATAACcaacacaacaaaaaaaaaaagtgacaatgaatgctaattaaaatattatgtgATATTTGATCATATCCTTAATAGTTGAGATTACTTGTACGTTCTCATGTAACTTCTTAAGAACAAACTAACAAACAATTATATGATAAGCAAGAGTAGATAGACTTGTTTCCTACCCCcaaatcaatttttttcatataaaataaaatcgcaAATTcgaaagaagaaaccaaaaaatatataacatactCCTAATCTTGAAAATTGAGCCAATTCTAGCCTAAATATCATTCTTTTTGAAAAGCTACCTTTTTGTTCGTTGTAAGAATTAGACTAACACATACAAAACCACAAAAGTTTATCATAATTCTGtttaagaaaattactttttttttttctattccaaAATCAATTGAAGCGCAAGaactgagaaaaaaatatttaaaaaactgACCTTATCAAGTGTGATGAGCTCTTTCTCCTTCGCATCAATAGTCATGCTGTATCCAATtcaggaggagggagagagttgAACGGGGGGTTGATGTAGAAAATCATCATTTCTTAGGAAATCAATGGATAAGAGTGCAGAATTCtttataattagaaaaaaaataaaatttaaaaccttgcattaattaattgattttacTTCTGTATTCCTTAAATACTGGCCGCTAGATTCACCAAGAAAACGCACTTCAATTTGACGACCCAAATCTAGCACTAcctaagtaaataataataaaaagttctGATTAAACTTGCTTTGAAACTTAAAGAAAAGCTAAgccaaatttgaatattatttatgCTATTATGTTCGACTcgaaaaaacacaaaattataTAAGTTGAAGCAGAACAAATCACATCCCTTTATTTCCCAAGAATTTCATGAAAGATCAAACAGTgaaaagagatcaaaatcatgttaaataaataaaaataaaaactaatcaGCGAGCCTACAGATTTCGtaggaaagaaaagataatCATCTGAATCAAATGATAATCTACCaaataaaaatcctaaaaaCGAATCAAGAACTTACGTACATGAGATGGATAAGGTGATGAATCACACCAGTTGATCACCCACATATTTCATCAAAAAGATTAAGGAGAAAACACATTAACAACAAATACAGAAGAAAatcgtgaaaaataaaaaaaagaaaaagtaatcaGAGAAAAACATAATGATTTGATCTCGATATGATGAAAAACTAAAGTAAAGTCTAATTAAACGGATGGATATATGAATACATCACATGTAGTATTTGATCAAATATTAATTGTTGTTCATCTTTACATAGGCAAAAGCACATTATTGGCACATCACACAATTCATTACCAAATTAGCCCTAACTCTGCTAAATTGCCTCATACaacaaaactaattaattaaaaaaaatgaaaagtaacgataaaagaaattttcaatCTTGTTGTTGCTTTGCTGTGCCTTTTATCTGGAGCTCTCCGACGGCCTCGCGGACGGAGGGGTCGGTGACGACGGCTTGGTTCAGGGTTCTGGTGGATAAGTCGTGACAGAGCTGGGGCCAGTGGAGGCGGAGGAAGCGGAGGGCGCGGAGGAGGCCGGAGGCAAAGAGGGCGCCGATGTAGAGGACGTCGTCGGATAGGAGGAGGCCGCAGAGCATCTGCACGTACATGCTTTGGAAGGGGTTGGGGCAGAGAATGGCGGCGGTGGGGCTGGTGTAGACGTTGTAGGGGTCAAAGGGGCGCGCGTCGGCATAACAGAAGGGATTTTTCATGATTGATCATGATATGCAGTTAAATTCTTATATTCATGGTGGCAGATCAGAGTTCCACTGATactaaaataaacaacaaaggCTTAAACAGCTTCAATCAGCATAACAGAGTTGCGTTTCTGATTTCTTGATCTATATCTTCCGTATAGGAACAAAACATCCTGTATCTGCTTGATGCATAATCTACGGACCTTTTTGTACATAAATTCGAATCTATACTAACGTGCATCGTTTTTTTTCTTCCATGAAATATCTAATAAAACCACAAAATGAATCATAGAAATATACATAATGTATTGAAGAAAACCTTATAAAAGGATCCGAATCCTTCCTGCGCGAGCATCGTCTTCGTCATGTGAAGCGCCGATCCCTGCCCCAGTTGGATCCTCACCTACAAAGAACGCCCCAAATTCATCAGATCTCGCATCAAAACCGCAAATAATGGAGAGAAAAACCAAGCGCGATCAACAATTAATCGGATCCATTTCCCACCAAACAAatcacaaagaaaaaaaagaaaaaaaatccactaTTAAAAAGGGGAGAAAGAGATCTCGTCTTGATCATATCTATGGGCTGGATCACGCATGTGGCGAGCATCCCCGAGGCCCCGCCATTGACGAAGGGCTTCACGGTGCTCCAAACCCCCGCGTGGCTCTTCAGCTTCGCCTCCGTCGTCGCCATTGCGATCGATTAGAGCTTAAGCACTACAATTGCGACAaggagacgaagacgaagagatAGATctgggagggaggagaggggaagagagagaataagggGACGTTGGGTTGGGGGGTGGGGAAGTGGGGAGCGGCAGATGAGGGAATGCCAGGTTGGGCGGGAGGGGGAGCGAGAGTCGAGGGGACGTCGGGTTAGAGGGGGTGAGGGAGTCGAGGCGTCGTCGGGTGAAGatcaagagagaagaaaaaattaagagtacataaaaaaaataaataataaataaattctaaaaaaaatatagcttTGCCACGTCAGCTTCAAGTTATGAGGATTAATATAGAGTTTATAGATGTGTTGATGGCAAGTCACCTTAGATGGCCAGAGGCAACCGTTGCAGCCAACAATACTTAAATCAATTGATTTGCATCAAAAAGGAAAAGCGCCTCATGACAAAAGAATACTTTATGGTCTGAGCTTTTCTTTACTATTTTCATTCTTGCCATTTGATATGCTTTGTGTATTCGAACTTAGTATCGCTTATGAGTatcttttttgtctttattttatttttagcattaATCATGCTATTCACAGTGAACTCCaaatatataaatgtttttAACTTTACCTTGATTTCTAATCATGCACCTTAATTTTCAATTATCTTCTCAACAAAATTTTAACTTCACTtgattttttcttctatttttttctcatgcATTTGTGATTTCTTTATTCTTCACCTACACAAGCGGCTCGCGGTAAAGCGTGGGTCCTATacttatctataactatattGAAACCCCGTTCCTTCCTGTCCACGTGGCAGTATTAGCTTAAAACCTGACTTAATTAATGGATGGACCCTACCTGTCATCTTAAGATCCACCTatctaaataattttctttttctaattaatgGGTGGACCCTACCTGTCATCTTAGATGttttcctaatttaatttttcctgCTTCGTCTTCAACCTTCAACTCCATCGCGCTCTTCCCTCTAGATGCCGCTCCGAGTACTGTTCCCTCTCTGGACGAAATGTTGGGCAAGTTCGTGGTCGGTTCTTCCGTCGCACCCTTTCCCGTTAGCGAGGCCCTAGATGCCGCTCTGGCTCCCGTTCCCTCTCTGGACGCCGCTCCGGCTCCTGTTCCTCTCTggacgaaaccctagatgccgCTCCGACTCCCGTTCCCTCTCTGGACGAAATGTTAGGCAGAGCGCTTCGATCCCTCCTCCACAACCGCCGCTTCGATCCCTCCTCTGCCTCTTCAATCCTTCCTCCGCCTCTTCGATCTCTCTCTACGCTTCATCATCGAATCGCCTTTTTCGTCAtttcgttttttttctctccgccttgccccctcctctctctctccccctctaaTCCCGTTGCGAATCCTAGCGAAGATCGCGCCGCGGAGTGCCTTTTCGTCATACACCTGGCGGGCGATGCCGATTCCTGCATAACGGAGCTGGAGGTGAGCTGGGTGGGGCAAAAGATTGCGCCTTTCTCGCTATGTCGCTACTTGATCGTGTGCAGCGGTGAGCTCCTACTGGTTTGGTTCATTCCGTCAAAAATGATGCTGCATTTGGGGATCGAAGCCTTCCAGTTGGATCGGTCGGAGCCGTGGAGATGGGTGAAAATGGAAAGCTTAGGTGATCGGGCACTCTTTATTGGTGAAAATTATAGAACCCTAGGATTTTCATGTGATTCTCCGAAGAAATGGGGAGGAGAGAGCAATTGCATCTACTATGCGGGTTCAGGGAATCAGCCTTGGAGTGTGCTTCGATTGGGCGACGCCGCAATCGATCTGAGTGACCCAGAATTGAGGCTAATTAAGGATGGTTCTCCACTTTTGCGGACGCCAATGTGGTTTTACCCAAGTATGTTCTCTTCATCCTGAAGCAAATTTACTCTTTGTTAGGTAGATGCAGTTCATATGTTGTTTATTTTCacatatttttattgcattagTTCGTCTAAATATTTTCCTACTGACTAATGAGAGATTATGCGATTGTAGTGGATATGTAGGCTTTTTCTGCTTAAAGACAATTGGAACAATTTAACAAGGTAGCCT from Ananas comosus cultivar F153 linkage group 18, ASM154086v1, whole genome shotgun sequence encodes:
- the LOC109723734 gene encoding probable indole-3-acetic acid-amido synthetase GH3.2 isoform X1, which codes for MKNPFCYADARPFDPYNVYTSPTAAILCPNPFQSMYVQMLCGLLLSDDVLYIGALFASGLLRALRFLRLHWPQLCHDLSTRTLNQAVVTDPSVREAVGELQIKGTAKQQQD
- the LOC109723734 gene encoding mitochondrial dicarboxylate/tricarboxylate transporter DTC-like isoform X2 yields the protein MATTEAKLKSHAGVWSTVKPFVNGGASGMLATCVIQPIDMIKVRIQLGQGSALHMTKTMLAQEGFGSFYKYQWNSDLPP